A genomic window from Pseudomonas alcaligenes includes:
- a CDS encoding DUF3094 domain-containing protein translates to MSSRLSPEDQQRVEQYLSAPQHQVQRKPFRPWFLLLLVIAVTIGLGLLSRLLAGLVL, encoded by the coding sequence ATGTCCAGCCGCCTCAGCCCGGAAGACCAGCAGCGCGTCGAGCAGTACCTCAGCGCTCCGCAGCATCAGGTGCAACGCAAGCCGTTCCGCCCCTGGTTTCTCCTGCTGCTGGTAATCGCCGTGACGATCGGCCTCGGCCTGCTCTCCCGCCTGCTCGCCGGACTGGTGCTGTGA
- a CDS encoding energy-coupling factor ABC transporter permease, whose translation MIAAELLLPATLWLGWLVYLGVLLWACWRTPWVELLSDQRRQHLLFGTMLALFLLWLVRRDFASGLSFHFIGMTAVTLLLDWPLAVLCGLAAQLGLLALGRLDFAALGVNGLLLVAVPVLITEFCALQVERRQPRNLFVYIFCCGFFPAALTALACLLGGLALLWHDGLYAMPPWLEDSVGYLWLVMFPEAFINGMLVTGLVVFYPDWLETFNRTRYLSAPWKDSDPP comes from the coding sequence ATGATCGCGGCCGAGCTGCTGCTGCCCGCCACGCTGTGGCTGGGCTGGCTGGTCTACCTGGGCGTGCTGCTGTGGGCGTGCTGGCGCACGCCCTGGGTCGAGCTGCTCAGCGACCAGCGCCGCCAGCACCTCCTGTTCGGCACCATGCTGGCGCTGTTCCTGCTGTGGCTGGTGCGCCGCGACTTCGCCTCCGGCCTGTCCTTCCATTTCATCGGCATGACGGCGGTGACCCTGCTGCTCGACTGGCCGCTGGCCGTGCTCTGCGGCCTGGCTGCGCAGCTCGGCCTGCTGGCCCTGGGTCGGCTGGATTTCGCCGCGCTGGGGGTCAATGGCCTGCTGCTGGTGGCCGTGCCGGTGCTGATCACCGAATTCTGTGCCTTGCAGGTGGAGCGTCGGCAGCCGCGCAACCTGTTCGTCTACATCTTCTGCTGCGGCTTCTTCCCCGCGGCGCTGACGGCGCTTGCTTGCCTGCTCGGTGGGCTGGCGCTGCTCTGGCACGACGGACTATATGCGATGCCGCCCTGGCTGGAGGACTCCGTCGGCTACCTGTGGCTGGTGATGTTCCCCGAGGCCTTCATCAACGGCATGCTGGTCACCGGCCTGGTGGTGTTCTACCCGGACTGGCTGGAGACTTTCAATCGCACGCGCTACCTGTCCGCGCCCTGGAAGGACAGCGATCCGCCGTGA
- a CDS encoding DUF1780 domain-containing protein: MDDADYLRLLTRQAEQANAFLSNARKWERERWVCQRLLLALNQRHRQDEFAAGQEPPDVLFRDANFEVFFVLDHGRRLNDEWREELQRRRSALSLSQLLRREARPRRIPAAELQARLAPTLRKKAHNYRERGLDLGELDLLAYVNLKRDIPDFNSPFPPPGEYLRQGWRSLSLVGPNYARVLFAHRDAPDFLRHNLGRTVLFDVGISL; encoded by the coding sequence ATGGACGACGCCGACTACCTGCGCCTGCTCACTCGCCAGGCCGAACAGGCCAACGCCTTTCTCTCCAACGCGCGCAAGTGGGAACGCGAGCGCTGGGTCTGCCAGCGCCTGTTGCTGGCGCTCAACCAGCGTCACCGGCAGGACGAATTCGCCGCCGGCCAGGAACCACCGGACGTGCTGTTCCGCGACGCCAACTTCGAGGTGTTCTTCGTCCTCGACCACGGCCGTCGGCTCAACGACGAGTGGCGCGAAGAACTGCAACGCCGCCGCAGCGCCCTCTCCCTCAGCCAGCTGCTGCGCCGCGAGGCGCGCCCGCGGCGCATCCCGGCTGCCGAACTGCAGGCACGCCTGGCGCCGACCCTGCGCAAGAAGGCGCACAACTACCGCGAGCGCGGCCTCGACCTGGGCGAGCTGGACCTGCTGGCCTACGTCAACCTCAAGCGCGACATCCCCGACTTCAACAGCCCCTTCCCGCCTCCCGGGGAATACCTGCGCCAGGGCTGGCGCTCGCTGTCGCTGGTCGGCCCCAACTACGCCCGGGTGCTGTTCGCCCACCGCGATGCCCCGGACTTCCTGCGTCACAACCTGGGCCGCACCGTGCTGTTCGACGTGGGCATCAGCCTGTGA
- the yacG gene encoding DNA gyrase inhibitor YacG, with translation MSTTVECPTCGAPVEWGPQSPFRPFCSERCKLIDLGAWASEAHAIPGDSLEDSPFSDDLPPREH, from the coding sequence ATGAGCACTACCGTGGAATGCCCGACCTGCGGCGCGCCGGTGGAATGGGGGCCGCAGAGCCCCTTCCGGCCCTTCTGCAGCGAGCGCTGCAAGCTGATCGACCTGGGCGCCTGGGCCTCCGAGGCCCACGCCATCCCCGGCGATTCGCTGGAGGACTCGCCCTTCTCGGACGACCTGCCGCCACGCGAGCACTGA
- a CDS encoding PilZ domain-containing protein, whose product MDDRRQHSRHSAQLNIEVLDLHSGRRLGRVVDLSEDGFMLVSETPPEADSVWECRLVLDQPLEGIHEIRVGADCLWSRPAEPGHNGWCGFHIIDLADDQAAALALLLRYLQA is encoded by the coding sequence ATGGACGACCGTCGCCAGCACAGCCGGCATAGCGCGCAACTCAACATCGAAGTCCTCGACCTGCACAGCGGCCGACGCCTGGGACGGGTGGTCGACCTGTCCGAGGACGGTTTCATGCTGGTCAGCGAGACGCCGCCGGAGGCCGACTCGGTATGGGAATGCCGCCTGGTACTGGATCAGCCCCTGGAGGGTATCCACGAGATCCGTGTCGGCGCCGACTGCCTGTGGAGCCGGCCGGCGGAGCCCGGGCACAATGGCTGGTGCGGCTTCCATATCATCGACCTGGCCGATGACCAGGCCGCCGCCTTGGCCCTGCTGCTGCGCTACCTGCAGGCCTGA
- a CDS encoding MOSC domain-containing protein produces the protein MSPLQGLLAAVPQQGRVRWLGVRPQARGAMLELDAVEARREAGLTGDHARPGPRNARQVTLIQWEHLAVVSALLGREIAPADLRRNIAVSGINLFSLKGRRFHIGQALLETTGWCQPCARLEERLGPGTFQAMRGHGGITARVIAGGVIRLDDHVRIEPL, from the coding sequence GTGAGCCCGCTGCAGGGGCTGCTCGCCGCGGTGCCGCAGCAGGGCCGGGTGCGCTGGCTCGGCGTACGCCCGCAGGCGCGCGGCGCGATGCTCGAGCTCGACGCCGTGGAGGCCAGGCGCGAGGCCGGACTGACCGGCGACCATGCCCGCCCGGGCCCACGCAACGCCAGGCAGGTGACGCTGATCCAGTGGGAGCACCTGGCGGTGGTCAGCGCCCTGCTCGGGCGCGAGATCGCCCCGGCCGACCTGCGCCGCAACATCGCCGTCAGCGGCATCAACCTGTTCAGCCTCAAGGGCCGGCGCTTCCATATCGGCCAGGCGCTGCTGGAAACCACCGGCTGGTGCCAGCCCTGCGCCCGCCTCGAAGAACGCCTGGGCCCCGGCACCTTCCAGGCCATGCGCGGCCACGGCGGCATCACCGCCCGGGTCATCGCCGGCGGCGTCATTCGCCTGGACGACCACGTCCGCATTGAGCCCCTGTGA
- a CDS encoding GNAT family N-acetyltransferase has translation MQIRAISPADHAALLDLWRRTPGLCVRAEDAYEPFCRYLARNPGLSLLAEVDGQLAGCLLVGHDGRRGYLQHLVVDMPWRGRGLARALLDEALSRLAALGVGKSHVFVLRDAPVALAFWQAQRGWGERGDIQVFSTQGGAG, from the coding sequence ATGCAGATCCGTGCCATCAGCCCCGCCGATCATGCCGCGTTGCTCGACCTGTGGCGTCGCACGCCCGGGCTGTGCGTGCGCGCCGAGGATGCCTACGAGCCGTTCTGCCGCTACCTGGCGCGCAACCCGGGGCTGAGCCTGCTGGCGGAGGTCGACGGGCAGCTGGCCGGCTGCCTGCTGGTCGGCCACGACGGTCGGCGCGGCTACCTGCAGCACCTGGTGGTCGACATGCCCTGGCGCGGGCGCGGCCTGGCGCGGGCGCTGCTCGACGAGGCGCTGAGCCGGCTGGCGGCGCTCGGCGTGGGCAAGTCCCACGTCTTCGTCCTGCGCGATGCGCCCGTGGCCCTGGCCTTCTGGCAGGCGCAGCGGGGCTGGGGCGAGCGCGGGGATATCCAGGTCTTCTCTACGCAGGGTGGCGCCGGATGA
- a CDS encoding DUF1631 domain-containing protein gives MPPKDTPPTPPSIPGVASRAIQPRFGELVQDCRKLVMNNLAEHLGGLFAQLDDTLFEGAEKAENNKVQSLFFDAMRDLRKLRPQIERSYHQRVAQNFADFLDGKLKTRPQNAELDTDSLSLVQNEDYEESLQVTNMVSRVKARSTRTLFALEQRLALLNNGQKLLEDANPFGPQALAEAFRLALAPHPLPLRIKLILYTLFDRHVMQGLDTLYEMLNQRLINAGILPNLKFTAQRTPSATPPAKPEGSAASAPQASATGPGTAPVSGGTAGSPSMPQPAPIIQAPADLSAPPPQDPGQLLGGLTALLGERRQQDLDAPLPGGTRSIASFAPRTATSTYSAGELLEALTRLQQQSASTLAERLQGPQPVEELKVNLQQQLEAHSRLPGQQKLADQEADVIDLVGMLFDFILDDDNLPNACKTALSHLHTPYLKVALQDKALFTQHHHPARRLLNAMAQAGVLYGSEGDERGLLAKIHWVVERVIHGFAGDLLLFESLLDEFNEFVATLKHRVELRERRAVEAAKGRDKLLGARQLAVGVIQGVLKGRRLPSIIHNFLELTWADVLVFVLLRHGERSAEWQRAGEVAEQLAWSGTPLDEAGRARLQGLRVALLDELRKGLELLGGYHEDGIRRLLQDIVACQHAVQAQQPQLAAQIKAQLPESPLGAMLGEDAALAEPVRRETPPSPRAQALIKELQQLEFGTWFEFVQGKESVTLKLSWFSPTTHNYMFVDHSGQRVAVKPIRQLAGEMEQGLARIVTPERSAPLVDRALGAIYRVLQRFTGRAQEVGQGA, from the coding sequence ATGCCTCCCAAGGACACCCCACCGACTCCCCCCAGCATCCCCGGCGTCGCCAGCCGCGCCATCCAGCCGCGTTTCGGCGAGCTGGTGCAAGACTGCCGCAAGCTGGTGATGAACAACCTGGCCGAACACCTCGGCGGGCTGTTCGCCCAGCTCGACGACACCCTCTTCGAAGGTGCGGAAAAGGCCGAGAACAACAAGGTGCAGAGCCTGTTCTTCGATGCCATGCGCGACCTGCGCAAGCTGCGCCCGCAGATCGAACGCAGCTATCACCAGCGCGTCGCGCAGAACTTCGCCGACTTCCTCGACGGCAAGCTCAAGACCAGGCCGCAGAACGCCGAACTGGATACCGACAGCCTCAGCCTGGTGCAGAACGAGGACTACGAGGAAAGCCTGCAGGTGACCAACATGGTCAGCCGGGTCAAGGCGCGCAGCACGCGCACCCTGTTCGCCCTGGAGCAGCGCCTGGCCCTGCTCAACAACGGTCAGAAACTGCTCGAGGACGCCAACCCCTTCGGTCCGCAGGCCCTGGCCGAGGCTTTCCGCCTGGCCCTGGCGCCACATCCGCTGCCGCTGCGCATCAAGCTGATCCTCTACACGCTGTTCGACCGCCACGTGATGCAGGGTCTGGACACCCTCTACGAGATGCTCAACCAGCGCCTGATCAACGCCGGCATCCTGCCCAACCTCAAGTTCACTGCCCAGCGCACACCGTCCGCCACACCACCGGCGAAGCCCGAGGGCTCGGCGGCCAGCGCACCGCAGGCCAGCGCTACCGGCCCGGGCACCGCCCCCGTGAGCGGCGGCACGGCCGGCTCACCATCCATGCCCCAGCCGGCACCGATCATCCAGGCACCGGCCGATCTCAGCGCGCCGCCACCGCAGGATCCCGGCCAGCTGCTCGGCGGCCTCACCGCCCTGCTCGGCGAACGCCGCCAGCAGGACCTCGATGCGCCCCTGCCCGGCGGCACCCGCAGCATCGCCAGCTTCGCCCCGCGCACGGCCACCAGCACCTACAGCGCCGGCGAGCTGCTGGAGGCGCTGACCCGCCTGCAGCAACAGTCCGCCAGCACCCTGGCCGAGCGCCTGCAGGGCCCGCAGCCGGTAGAAGAACTCAAGGTCAACCTGCAGCAGCAACTGGAAGCCCACAGCCGCCTGCCCGGCCAGCAGAAGCTGGCGGACCAGGAAGCCGACGTGATCGACCTGGTCGGCATGTTGTTCGACTTCATCCTCGATGACGACAATCTACCCAACGCCTGCAAGACCGCCCTGTCTCACCTGCACACCCCCTATCTGAAGGTAGCCCTGCAGGACAAGGCGCTGTTCACCCAGCATCATCACCCGGCGCGCCGCCTGCTCAACGCCATGGCCCAGGCCGGCGTGCTGTACGGCAGCGAAGGCGACGAGCGCGGGCTGCTGGCAAAGATCCACTGGGTGGTGGAACGGGTGATCCACGGTTTCGCCGGCGACCTGTTGTTGTTCGAGAGCCTGCTCGACGAGTTCAACGAGTTCGTCGCCACCCTCAAGCACAGGGTCGAGCTGCGCGAGCGCCGCGCGGTGGAGGCAGCCAAGGGCCGCGACAAGCTGCTCGGCGCCCGCCAGCTGGCGGTCGGAGTGATCCAGGGCGTACTCAAGGGGCGCCGGCTACCCAGCATCATCCACAACTTCCTCGAGCTGACCTGGGCCGACGTGCTGGTCTTCGTCCTGTTGCGTCATGGCGAACGCAGCGCCGAGTGGCAGCGCGCCGGCGAGGTGGCCGAGCAGCTGGCCTGGAGCGGCACCCCCCTGGACGAGGCCGGCCGCGCCCGCCTGCAGGGCCTGCGTGTGGCCCTGCTGGACGAGCTGCGCAAAGGCCTGGAGCTGCTCGGCGGCTACCACGAGGACGGCATCCGCCGGCTGCTGCAGGATATAGTCGCCTGCCAGCACGCGGTGCAGGCCCAGCAGCCGCAGCTGGCCGCGCAGATCAAGGCACAACTGCCGGAAAGCCCGCTGGGCGCCATGCTCGGCGAGGATGCTGCCCTGGCCGAGCCGGTCCGGCGCGAGACACCGCCATCACCGCGCGCGCAGGCGCTGATCAAGGAACTGCAGCAGCTGGAGTTCGGGACCTGGTTCGAGTTCGTCCAGGGCAAGGAAAGCGTGACCCTCAAGCTATCCTGGTTCAGCCCGACCACGCACAACTACATGTTCGTCGATCACAGCGGCCAGCGCGTGGCGGTCAAGCCGATCCGCCAGCTGGCCGGCGAAATGGAACAGGGCCTGGCCCGCATCGTCACCCCGGAGCGCAGCGCGCCTCTGGTCGATCGCGCCCTCGGCGCCATCTATCGCGTCCTCCAGCGCTTCACCGGACGCGCCCAAGAAGTCGGACAAGGAGCCTGA
- a CDS encoding NAD(P)/FAD-dependent oxidoreductase has product MTHRIVIVGGGAGGLELATRLGRTLGKRKRASIVLVDANLTHIWKPLLHEVAAGSLNSSEDELNYVAQGKWNHFEFQLGRMSGLDRARQVIRLAATLDEDGGELLPERELAYDSLVVAVGSTTNDFGTPGAAEHCIFLDTREQAERFHRQMLSHYLRAHAGKSDDSRISIAIVGAGATGVELAAELHHAAHELAAYGLDRIQPQNMRITLIEAGPRVLPALPERISGPVHRTLEKLGVTVLTGTAVSQVNAEALITAQGMEIPASLKVWAAGIRAPAFLGSLDGLESNRINQLLVRPTLQTTLDDNIFAFGDCAACPLGEGERNVPPRAQAAHQQASLLAKALKLRLDGQALPEFRYRDYGSLISLSRFSAVGNLMGNLMGSVKLEGWLARMFYVSLYRMHQMALYGTLRTALLMLGDRIGRSTEPRLKLH; this is encoded by the coding sequence ATGACCCATCGCATCGTGATCGTCGGCGGCGGCGCCGGCGGCTTGGAGCTTGCTACCCGCCTGGGTAGGACCCTGGGCAAACGCAAACGGGCCAGCATCGTGCTGGTCGACGCCAACCTCACCCACATCTGGAAGCCGCTGCTGCACGAAGTCGCTGCCGGCTCGCTGAACTCCTCCGAGGACGAGCTGAACTACGTGGCCCAGGGCAAATGGAACCACTTCGAGTTCCAGCTCGGGCGCATGAGCGGCCTGGATCGCGCGCGCCAGGTGATCCGCCTGGCCGCCACCCTCGACGAGGACGGCGGAGAGCTGCTGCCCGAACGCGAACTGGCCTACGACAGCCTGGTGGTCGCCGTCGGCAGCACCACCAACGACTTCGGTACCCCCGGTGCCGCCGAGCACTGCATCTTCCTCGATACCCGCGAGCAGGCCGAACGCTTCCACCGGCAGATGCTCAGCCACTACCTGCGCGCCCATGCCGGCAAGAGCGACGACAGCCGCATCAGCATCGCCATCGTCGGCGCCGGCGCCACCGGCGTGGAGCTGGCCGCCGAGCTGCACCACGCCGCCCACGAGCTGGCCGCCTACGGCCTGGACCGCATCCAGCCGCAGAACATGCGCATCACCCTGATCGAGGCCGGCCCGCGCGTGCTGCCGGCGCTGCCGGAGCGCATCAGCGGGCCGGTGCACAGGACCCTGGAGAAGCTCGGCGTGACCGTGCTGACCGGCACGGCGGTGAGCCAGGTCAACGCCGAGGCGCTGATCACCGCTCAGGGCATGGAGATTCCCGCCAGTCTCAAGGTGTGGGCCGCCGGCATTCGCGCACCGGCCTTCCTCGGCAGCCTGGATGGCCTGGAAAGCAATCGCATCAACCAGCTGCTGGTGCGCCCAACCCTGCAAACCACCCTGGACGACAACATCTTCGCCTTTGGCGACTGCGCCGCCTGCCCGCTCGGCGAAGGCGAACGCAACGTGCCGCCGCGCGCCCAGGCCGCGCACCAGCAGGCCTCACTGCTGGCCAAGGCACTCAAGCTGCGCCTGGACGGCCAGGCGCTGCCGGAATTCCGCTACCGCGACTACGGCTCGCTGATCTCACTGTCGCGCTTCTCGGCGGTGGGCAACCTGATGGGCAATCTGATGGGCAGCGTGAAGCTGGAGGGCTGGCTGGCGCGGATGTTCTACGTGTCGCTGTACCGCATGCACCAGATGGCGCTGTACGGCACGCTGCGCACCGCCCTGCTGATGCTCGGCGACCGCATCGGCCGCAGCACCGAGCCGCGCCTGAAGCTGCACTGA